Within Antennarius striatus isolate MH-2024 chromosome 22, ASM4005453v1, whole genome shotgun sequence, the genomic segment accattttttgCGTGGTTCTGTAAGACGGAAGCATTcggatgtgtttgtgtcaaatgAACCAGTCCCCCCCCCAATTAAAGTTTTTACTGGAATAAAATTGCAGGTCACGGTGTTTGGGGGGGGCACAGCAACATGAACATTACACCAAATGGGCCCCTTCATTGGACTAAATAACAGCCATCTGATGGTAGGGTGCAGTAATAATGGGGGGGTCTGATCATCCTGcggatgaggagggaggggtgagtAGGAAGGGGGGGGTGATGTTGAAATTACCCCCCCCTTACGTTGTCACGAGCGCGACAGCGGCAGACGCTAAAACACCCAACATCCTCCAGAAAAAAGCTAACGTTGCTAGTGGCTAGGTAGCTAACTTGGTTTGTGAATGGATCTTATATTTAATCATtatatattatcaatattatttattgtttataaaTGCAGTAATAGTGGAGGACCTTTTTGTTAACCTTGTGAATATTTGTAGCATAGCGACAGCTAGCATCCCAGCTAACTATTACATAGAGTAAGATGGAGGAAATGTGAGTAATAGTTTAATATCTCTACAAATTAGTCTGAATGGGTAAACTTACAGTAATTTGAACACAACTTTATTgctagaatgtttttttttgtcttttctttttttttaaaaaaaatcagcaactGCTACAAACCTCCAGTAAACATGGACGAGTAAACACAAACCAGAGCGTCTTCATGAGTTCTTGGCAGGTTTTAAGCGTTTTATTCCCTATTAGCTCTGAAGCTGTGACCTGGGATTAGACCGGACCATCTGTCCACCATCAGGTCCGCTAACGGAGCCACTGACCCGCCATCAGCCCGCTGCTAGCCCGCTAGGCTAACCGGGTTCCAAAGAGGGGGCGGAGTCTGTTTCCTGCCATTGCTCTGAATGCAGATCTTCATTTAAACATGCATTTGCAGTTCAGGCCCTTCtaatcatctcctcctccagatACGTAATAAAACAGCTAGTAGCATTTAGCGGCTAACACAAGCCCTTCCTGTCTGAGAAGAGGTCGGATCCCAGCAGAGACAGCTAACGATTGTTTaccattttgtttatttgtttacgAAGTGGAACGTGTTTCTAAACACCGGGGGAACTGCGGCGGCCACCCGCTAATCGTTAGCGCAGGAGCTGGTCTGTAACTCCAGCCTTTATGATCCCTGCTGTAAAAACTGAATATTTGCCTCCATGTTggatcaacaacaaacaaaagcttCTTTCTTGTCGGCTTCAATCTGGGATCTAAAGGCGGCGCCGCAGGAGGAACAGGACCTCTTTTGTTCGGCGCCGTAAACCCAGCAGGCCGGCCGCCGCCGCGGATGTGTAACCACCGTTAAAGAGTAACCGCGGAACCTCAGGCCGGCTAGAGATCTGAAGCGCATTAGCGCCCCGCCAACGCGCCACAGGAAACCGTTACCCAGAAACACCCACGCCTGTTCAGGGCGGTCTGGCGCGAACTTTTTATCCCGcattcgtgggtcacgggggttttgaagtttttgttgttgttttttttggtcaggCGCTCTTTAAGGCCCAAAGTTTTATTGCTAATTCGAACCTCTCCGTGGAGTTTCCCGGAAATCCGTTGGAAGCATCTCACGCGGAAATCACGCCTGGAGCGGCGATCAAAAGCCAACGCGCGACAATCAGAACGCGACAAAAATAAAGCGAGTGAAGAAGCTAAAACCGTCCGCAGGCGTTAGAAAGGAAACCAGTTTGAAGACGACAGACGGAGACACAAGCGCTCTCTGTTGCTAAGCTACCGCCAGAATTAACCAGCGTTTGAGTTCGGGAAGCCCAAAAAAATTAAGTGGCAGAACGACTGACTTTAAGTTAAAGAGGAAACTGCGTGAGGAAACGCGGCTGGTGTCCACGCTAGAATAACACACGGAGTAAAagtcagagtttgtgtgtgaaaaggtCATTTTGTAGATAAAGAGACGCCTGACAATTTCTAATAattctaaataataaaacacatttaatgctTTGTGGTACTTTTGTTTCTGGGGACTCAAACACAGGCGGAGAACATCTCTCACAAGGGTTGTGGGTTCTAAACCCCTCCGGGCCTCATGCTGTTCCTACTGTAGTGTTGTCAGACCGTAAAGCCCCTCTCTGCGCTAAGCCGCATTATCCTGGAACGGGACGGGGGCAATTCTGTCAAGTCAGCAGCTCTACAGCGCATTCTGTTCCAACacgactttcaaaataaaacacattttaaataggATCGCTCACACTGGGTATAGATATGTGGCAGTCAGTATGTGTTATAGATGTTTTACAAGtgataaaataaactgaatatgtTTTCAAGACATCAGATGCTCCAATCAGTCAATTCTAGCACCGTTACAcatatatataagtatatattattaattattaattataagGTGTGATGTAgctttttcatatatttttctttaccATGAAAGCTAATAATTTGAACTTGAACATCTCGGTTTAGGATCATTAcagtatgtatctatctatctgataAGATGACAGCTTTGCTGCATTTACACGTTCTAAAGTGACAcgtttcatgcttttattttgaaagtgtgTCCGCGTTACTTCCGCTTCAGTTGAGTTTCCTATACCTCAACACACGCTGCTAACCGTAGGTAACCgcaggtaaccctaacccccccccccccccgtcaagAGGCGGAAATGGAAACACGAGCCTCAACTTCACCAGACACGCGCGCTGACAATCAGCTTCCGGTTTTTTTATCCTTACATTCTCTCATTTCCCGGTGTAAAAACAACTCGATTCATTTACGTTACAAATGCGGCAACGGCAACAGCTCCGAGCTCATCCTCGTGAGTGACAGGCcgattcagccaatcagatggctCACAGCCCGCGGCAACAGCCAATGAGCGAAGGTGATTGGTTCTCTGGGAGTATTGATTCCTTTGCGGGAGGCAGCCTTTGAGGGTTTCGGCCGTGGAAGTTTTAAACAATAAGCTGACATCCGACCGGAAGTACGGCGGATtgacattcaaaataaaagtccacGGTATTACTTAACAACCGACAGCCGTTACCATCTTCACTTACTCCATCTAGATAgacattaacaataaaatatttagccattatttaaaaaaaaaaaaagatttttgaatCTTAGAAAAAGTGAAATGATAATTAGCCGttgataatttaaatttaactttGTTAACTTAGTTTTGAAATGGAATTCACTTGATTACCAAATTAATAGCTCCACATCTACATATTCAAACAATTACAGATGTGTAACTATAAATTTGCTATAAATCGTATACATGGGAATAAACTGCACAACGAGTACGTAAATATTAAAGAATTTAATCACGCGATGTAAAGCTACAACTCCCCCAAACTCCCATGTCAAGTCAGTGTttacatgacttttattttgtaaaccGATACCGGAAGCCGCCCCGTCGTGCTATGAGAACTTGACGCTGGTGGTTGGTCTCGGTAGGCCTCGGTGAATACAAATAAGCACAAAGTTTACtctaataaaacacaacattcaGAACTTAATGGACGTAAAACCACGAGAATAATTCCACACACACCCCGAATAAAGTCCCCGAAGCCCGGCCGCCGCGGTTCCCGTCACTTCCCGCAGCTCCGGTTCCCGAGCTACCGTCATTCAAGCCCGCAGTGCCGCCGCGGATTCCCCGACAGACGCGTTCGGGAGCGGGACAAGTTCCGTCCGGGTCGGACCGGAGTGAGAGTCCCGGAACCTCACCTTGGTCCCGGCTCGGCAGCTCGTCCCGGATCACATCGCCGCCGGTGAATCCCGGACTGAACCGGAGCACAAACCGTCCATGGTCCCGAACCAGGAAGTCCGGAGCAGTTGTGTGAAACTCCGCCAGGATCCCGTCCAGGTAGCGAAGCGCCGCCCGCCGTCACCGGCGGGACGCTGCGGCTCGGCCCGCCTGCCCGGCCCCGCTCACCGGGCACGGGTGgtttatttatgttaaaaaattaactttttgtgtgttatttttgggatttttaaaaattaataaaatataacaattattataattatataataattaatacgTTTGTTAAATGTACAGCCcaagatagatatatagatatggtgtaaataataaaaaaaaaaatcaatctgatAAGATAATTGTGATTAAACACAACACGTGTaagtgaagaaatgtgtttacgTTCATTAATTCCATGTAAATCagttatacatatatatatatatgaatcaGTGCAAAAATGATCAGTTCTTGGTTAAAAGTTGCACATTTTATAAAACCTGGTTGTAATGCAACGTAAATGGGTTTGATTATGTTctgtagaaatattttaaaatatttcattcaagCTGGACTTGGAAAGAAGGGGATAAATGATGCACTTTTCTCTGTAAATGggatttaaaatgttataatttcattttacatcCTGTAAAACTTACATAAACAGGATCAAATCAAAACCGATCACCTGCTGATGATCTGAAGTCTTTCTCTAGATCCCCTTGTTCCCAGTAGAATCCATTCTACTGATGTTTGCAGAGCAACAACATTCACAGCAGTGTAAAGTGATTTATTTGACACGTCATGTGacatggtcatgtgaccacagttTAACATCAGTCAGCTGTCAGCTGACCTGATCTGAACGTTCACACTGACCTCTGTAGGCAGAGAGGGTGTGTTGGAGTTCAGGCCGGACGAGCATTTAAGAAGTATGGAACcctaaaattaaaacattaggCATGTTGGAGATTAATTTAATCCTAAAAGAGGTTGATGCCCCAAACAAAAAAGCCCACCGCTTCTACGTAGAtggttttattaatttatttaaaacccATGAATGCGTTAATCTAGAATAAGTTGGATTGTTCAGTTTTCAGGTCTAAACTGATGGGTTTACTTTTCTCTAGCGACACACGGTCCACCTGCCTGCAGAAACCGCTTTACTTTATTAAATGTGCATGGATGTAGTTTTGAAAATAGTTATTTTAtcaatttttaatgattttctaAGTGTTATTGATAAATTTGTGATCTGTTGTCTTTTTTGGGTCACTTTGCCCAAATAAGGAGGGTTCTACCCAAAGTTTTAGGAATAATTATGATATTCTAACTTTTAACAACACTAGCAATAATTTCTTTCTTATTAATAAACAGGTTGGGTTTATTCATCCATAGTTTTGTACTAGGACATGTTTTCTACTGGCCGCAGTCTTCAAAAAGTTTCTACCAGTGTTTCTTCTGCTGCCTTCTGTGGCTTTGCAGGCCTTGCAAATCTGTTTTTACTTGGTATTTGTTCTAATTTCATTCTCATTGAATTGCTTATGGTCTCATCTTTAGCAACAAAATcatcatttacaaaataatgtttattaaaaatataaatatttattttatatatatttatcaatagaaccatccatccattcatccattttctttatcCTCTTCTTTTGCGGGAGCCTATCCCTATCACCTATTGgagagaggcgggggacactccgggcgtgacgccagcgCACCGTGAAGCCAcgcgaaagacaaacaacccaCACCACCGTATCTGCGTGGGttgtctccgggttctccggcttcctttaGGTGGATCGATGTCAGATTGAGTGCGTGATTGTTTCTTGGTCTTTCACGTGGCGacgtgcccagagtgtacctCGCCTCTAGttcgctgggataggctccagcaacacatGTGACCCGCAAAGTGGAAGAAGTGGCGTAGACGATAAATTGTGGTCTTTTCGTCCACAAgaaaatggacggatggatggatggatgtgtcaAGACGAGCTACTGCCCACGTGTTGGGGAACGACTTTGTTTTTGCCAATGCGCCACCTACAGGTCAACACCTTTAATCTGCCGATCCTTCGCAGGATTATTTTCCAGCAGCCGGCGGAGGTGGAGACATCAGGCCTGGATTCGTCCTGTTCAGTCCTTTGTGACGTCCTGCCCGGAATATTCTCCGACGTGGAACGTTGAGAAATATCTCCATCTGGCACTGGAGGAATTTTGCCATCAGAACGTTTGACACGACAACATAATTTACGAATCCTCTTGTGGAGTTTTTTCAGGCGACCAGTGGAGGCGGGGACATCAGAACATGAGCTGTTTTGTTCAGGCCTTTCTGGCGACCTTACAGGAGAGTTCTCATATTTAGAACATTGACAATGTCCTGGGTGTAACGGGTCGACTTCCAGGTCTTTTTTATCTGGGACTGGAGGAATTTCTCCATCAGAATTCTTGACTCGAGGAAAGAATTTGGGAATCCTTGTCAGGAGTCTTTGCAGGCAACAAGAAGAGTCGAGGACAGCAGTACTCGAGTTTTTGTCTTTAGCCTCCTCAGACAACCTGAAATGCTGACCAGTTCCTTTCTGAGATGTACTGACAAGTGGATCTGGATTTGAAACCTTTGCACCTGGAGAAAAAAAGGGAATTAATCAAGAGTCCATCTTGGTGTCTTTGGTGACAGGGGGGGTTTGTTTGTGACATCAACGTACCAGAGGAGTCTTGGGAAGGTCGTGAAAACGCTGGGCACTCGTCCATGACGGCTTGAGAGGCATTCAGACTGAAAAAGTATGACGATCGATTGGTGAATCATCCGTCGGTCAATCAGTCTTACAACACCTTTCGGCAGACATGCGGTTACTTACTAGTCTTTGTAGGTACCCTGTTGGGTCAGGTGTTCCATCGTGATAAATGGATGCTGCAGAGCGTTACGGGGAGAGATTCTCTTGTTCCAATCAAGATGCAACATCTGTTGCATCAAGTCCACGAAAGCCGTCGTGTCGACCAACGTCTCCTCACTGTGGGTTGGGTGGATCTGAGTTTGGAAACAGTGTCACCTAGGTGAATCTATCCCTACCTCTCAATGACAGGTCATGAGCCAGTGTTACTCACGTGAATGAGGTCTTGCAAACATGTCAGATGTTTGGTAATATTATTCACCTCTGATTTCCATGTCGATGAAAATTTTTCTTTCTAGACAAACAATGTATGAGAACCATCTTTAAATAGTATCAGAGAATTATCATATGAAATAAAGGACAAAATCGTTACGCAACCTTTAATCCCCAAGTATTTGTTCCTTTATCAAACTTGAAAAACTTATGGGTAAATTTCCCATTACTGAGCAGGTGGTCCTCTGGTTGACCTAGAAGATCTACGATGCGCCTTACctacagacaaaacacaagtcAGAGTCACATGAGCTGAATTTGTAAGTACAGTCTTTACTTGATTGTGCACACTTGTTTGAGGTAGCTGACCTACCATTTGACACTCATTGAAACAAGTGAAGAGGTGACATCCAAGGAACAGGAAGGCCAAGGTGCAACCGACTCCCCACATATCAATGGCTTCCGTGATGGGCAGGCCAAGGTAGATTTCTGGAGACCTGGGaagggaaaacaaaaacaaagatgtgGAATGGGTAGGAATGGAACAAGGTGGACATTCGAATGAAGGACTTGATGAGTCTTGCAGGATAGTCTTGTAGATACCTGTATGCTACCGCCTGAAGTGTCATGCCAGTTTTGAAATTGAAGACTCTGTTGGCTAAGCCAAAGTCTATCAGCTTTATCCAGAGGGGCTGCCGTTGCTTATCGACAAACATAATATTGTCCGGTTTGATGTCGGCATGCACGATCTGAGCAGTCCCGAGTTCACCCAAAGCCAGGAATAGCTGTGGAAACAAAGAGAGGACAAGTTCGGGATTCAGTTTTCCATTTGCTGATGTTTGGCTTTTCTTTCATGAGTTGCAAATGCGTAGATCCGATAGATTGGTTCCATATTAGAATACAAACCTGTTTTGCAATAGGTCTAATCACTAGGAGAGATTCTGCTTTTCTGGCTCGTATATATGTATGAAGACTCTGGTCCAGCTTCTCAAAAACCAGACAGGTCCGTCCTCGGAAGCCACATTCCCCCAAGAACTTGAGGATGTGCTTGTTGTCTGGAAACAGAACACCGATCTCCTTTAGTATGGACATCTGGGGGGAAAAAGAGGTATGATGTATGGAACACATAaattattgaaagaaaatgattcaGTGGGATCCAAAATCTACCTCTGCCATCAAGGCCCCTCTACAAGAGGGCTTGGGGATCTTCACAACCACTTTCTCTTTCGTTGTCCTATTCTGGCACATGACCACATTACCAAAGGAGCCAGAACCAATCTTGTCTAAAATGGTGTAGGAATCAGTGGTACTGTGCAGGACAAGtctatatttctttttgcttGGCGATAAGATTGCTGTTAGAAAAGAAGgcagaaagatgaaagatgTGAGGCCTGGATACTCGAATCAAAGcgacaaaacacattttaaaccaCAGACTTGTCGTTTTAACACCATGAGAACTTTTCTGTTTGGGCAACAGTTTCAGTAATGATCCATTCTtgtgaaacatttctgttttatctgGATGGCTAACATTTCCATGTCCATTTTTTTGACCACTTGACTTATTTCACTTCTGAAATGGACTTTTTGATATCAAGTCATTGAACTGCAACTGTTAGGTTTCTGCCTTGTGTCTGTGCTTCTGTACTGCACTACATCTGAGCTACTTTTATATCTATCAAAAGACCTGGTAGCATCAGGGTCATCACTGACAGCAGAGGCTGTACCTCTGACATTCAACGTACCACAGCACTCTTGGTCAGGTTCCCCTGAAAACAGCTGACACTCGCCCATGACAGTTCGGGATTCACCCAGACTGCAAAACATAATATGACAGTCAGAGCCATGCAATCAACTAATTCATCATTGCATCCAAAGTGACATCCAGTCACTTACTAGACTTTGCTGTCAAAGTGATGAATCAGGTGGACCATAGTGATGAACGGATGCTGCAGGGCTTCATGGGCAGAGATTCTGTTCTCGCTGGATGGCTGCAGCAGCTGTTTCAAGAGGTTAACAAATGCCCACGCATCCTCAaattcagcttcttctgctaTTGATTTGACCTGCGTGTTGGAAACAACATCTGGTAAGCTGGCTCAGTCCACCTACCTCCCAGAGACGAGTCATTAGCAAGTGTTTCAGACCTAACGAAAAAGGACAGTTCTCACATTAAGGTCATCCAGACTGTTAAAAGCTTCCTGGGTGATATGGTAACCCAGGTAGAGGAAGGCCAGCGTGCAGCCGACTCCCCACACGTCAACGGCCTCGGTGACGGGCAGTCCAAGTCCAATTTCAGGAGCTCTGGGGAGGGTGTGCAAAAACCAAAACTGAGAAACAAGGATCAACAGAACACTGCAGATGTTTGAAGGGAGGACGGTGAGCAATGTCCGACTAAAGACTGAGCCTCATCAGACGGGGTTACCTGTAATAGTCTTTGTTCCCAGAAATAAGACTGTTAGGCTTCATGCTGTTGATCGTCTTTATTAATTTTATCCTGTGCGGTTGTTTCCTctcatcaacaaacacaacatttacCGGTGTGATGTCACCATGCACAGTTTTAGCAAGTTGGAGCTCTTCCAACGCCAGGAACAGCTGCCGAAACAAAGCCAGAATAAGGTAGGATCAGTTTGACAAGGGGTAATGTTAACGGTCTGGTTCCATGTTCTGACAGAACAAACCTGCTTTGCGATAGGCCTAATAAACTGCAGACACAGTGGCATCACTTCCTCTTTGGACATCGTGAGGAGACTCACGTCCCTCATCTCCGATACCAGGTAGGTGATGTCGTTTTGGACAAACCACTCAAAGAGCTTGACCGTGAATTTGCCCTCTGGATTTTGGACACATATCTCCTTCCACTTGGATAACTtgggaggaaagagagaaaacatttaGTTTGTTGTGATGGGACTGACTAATTTAAGTAAAGAGGATTCAAACGAGTGAAACGGAGTGCAGAAGTGTACCTCTCTCTGTTGTTTCTCCTCAATGGCATAATTGAAAGTCTGAATCATGACTTCCTCTCCATTGGCAGTCACGGCCTTGAGCACTGAACCAGAGTCATGTTTAGACACTGTAGTCAGGACAGAGTAGGTAGCGGTGTCACTGTGCAGATAGTACATACTATCAGGTCTGTTCGATGCGCATGTTTTTCCTAAAGACGCAAAAGATATGAGAGTCAACCCATGACAGAACTCCTGCTGCTGCACACAAACATCACCCGCGTAACAGAGGCCAAAAAAGTTCCtatttgtgttcattcattcattttcatgaagtgcttcttctgctgttgtaaggttgctagagcctatcccttagggtgagaggcagggtacactctgggcgtgACACCGGTGCAAGGCGgagtcacatgaaagacacacagacacacacacctatgaacaatttgagaccagccaatcaacctgaagcgcatgtttttggaggtgggaagaagccggagaacccggagagaacccacgtaaaCACGGGGAGAACCTATTTGTGTGTTAGCGGGTAGTTCTCAGCATGGGTACAATTTTTTCTGAGTGAAGTCTCACAAACAGCGAATACGAACCTCAGAATGGCTCGTCCGACAGATGCCTCGTGTCTTTACTGCTTATTGTATATAACTATAAATTACAGAGATGTCAAGCTTTGATGTCCCCTTACAACCAGAAACATGATAAGGAAATATGCGGCCATCAAAGTGAAACGTGATCAAACGTCAGGTTCATGTCCATGTGGCCTGCGGTGCTTTGATTTTGTTGCCAGGCAACAAAATCAGCCAAAGAAATTCGCTATGTTGATCCAATTCAATTCTACGCCATTACAAGTAACAATCgcctgaaacaaaacacattggAATACAACGCCTCAGTCATGAAGGGCCAGCTGGGGTATCCAAAGACAGAAAACTCACCTCCTCCCCACCTCTGACCAAACACACCACCCGTGTCTCACGAGGTGCAGTTGCAGATTATAATTCCACTCCCAGCCACACAGGTGAACCACACAGTTGAGCCAGTTGTACGTTACACGTGTTCTCTGCTCTACTATGGTTGGCTGTAGGCTGGAGTGTCTCCAGCAGGTTAAATGCTCCACTGTCGGCACCAGATGGCGGCATCGCATCACTAAACCGTGGAAACACGGCGCTCCTGGAAGACCTGGAAGAAAAAATTGTAGACATTTCTTTTTCCAGGTCCTCCCAAGCAA encodes:
- the LOC137589062 gene encoding uncharacterized protein isoform X1; protein product: MNTNRNFFGLCYAGDVCVQQQEFCHGLTLISFASLGKTCASNRPDSMYYLHSDTATYSVLTTVSKHDSGSVLKAVTANGEEVMIQTFNYAIEEKQQRELSKWKEICVQNPEGKFTVKLFEWFVQNDITYLVSEMRDVSLLTMSKEEVMPLCLQFIRPIAKQLFLALEELQLAKTVHGDITPVNVVFVDERKQPHRIKLIKTINSMKPNSLISGNKDYYRAPEIGLGLPVTEAVDVWGVGCTLAFLYLGYHITQEAFNSLDDLNVKSIAEEAEFEDAWAFVNLLKQLLQPSSENRISAHEALQHPFITMVHLIHHFDSKVYLGESRTVMGECQLFSGEPDQECCAILSPSKKKYRLVLHSTTDSYTILDKIGSGSFGNVVMCQNRTTKEKVVVKIPKPSCRGALMAEMSILKEIGVLFPDNKHILKFLGECGFRGRTCLVFEKLDQSLHTYIRARKAESLLVIRPIAKQLFLALGELGTAQIVHADIKPDNIMFVDKQRQPLWIKLIDFGLANRVFNFKTGMTLQAVAYRSPEIYLGLPITEAIDMWGVGCTLAFLFLGCHLFTCFNECQMVRRIVDLLGQPEDHLLSNGKFTHKFFKFDKGTNTWGLKKEKFSSTWKSEVNNITKHLTCLQDLIHIHPTHSEETLVDTTAFVDLMQQMLHLDWNKRISPRNALQHPFITMEHLTQQGTYKDYLNASQAVMDECPAFSRPSQDSSGAKVSNPDPLVSTSQKGTGQHFRLSEEAKDKNSSTAVLDSSCCLQRLLTRIPKFFPRVKNSDGEIPPVPDKKDLEVDPLHPGHCQCSKYENSPVRSPERPEQNSSCSDVPASTGRLKKLHKRIRKLCCRVKRSDGKIPPVPDGDISQRSTSENIPGRTSQRTEQDESRPDVSTSAGCWKIILRRIGRLKVLTCRWRIGKNKVVPQHVGSSSS
- the LOC137589062 gene encoding uncharacterized protein isoform X2: MYYLHSDTATYSVLTTVSKHDSGSVLKAVTANGEEVMIQTFNYAIEEKQQRELSKWKEICVQNPEGKFTVKLFEWFVQNDITYLVSEMRDVSLLTMSKEEVMPLCLQFIRPIAKQLFLALEELQLAKTVHGDITPVNVVFVDERKQPHRIKLIKTINSMKPNSLISGNKDYYRAPEIGLGLPVTEAVDVWGVGCTLAFLYLGYHITQEAFNSLDDLNVKSIAEEAEFEDAWAFVNLLKQLLQPSSENRISAHEALQHPFITMVHLIHHFDSKVYLGESRTVMGECQLFSGEPDQECCAILSPSKKKYRLVLHSTTDSYTILDKIGSGSFGNVVMCQNRTTKEKVVVKIPKPSCRGALMAEMSILKEIGVLFPDNKHILKFLGECGFRGRTCLVFEKLDQSLHTYIRARKAESLLVIRPIAKQLFLALGELGTAQIVHADIKPDNIMFVDKQRQPLWIKLIDFGLANRVFNFKTGMTLQAVAYRSPEIYLGLPITEAIDMWGVGCTLAFLFLGCHLFTCFNECQMVRRIVDLLGQPEDHLLSNGKFTHKFFKFDKGTNTWGLKKEKFSSTWKSEVNNITKHLTCLQDLIHIHPTHSEETLVDTTAFVDLMQQMLHLDWNKRISPRNALQHPFITMEHLTQQGTYKDYLNASQAVMDECPAFSRPSQDSSGAKVSNPDPLVSTSQKGTGQHFRLSEEAKDKNSSTAVLDSSCCLQRLLTRIPKFFPRVKNSDGEIPPVPDKKDLEVDPLHPGHCQCSKYENSPVRSPERPEQNSSCSDVPASTGRLKKLHKRIRKLCCRVKRSDGKIPPVPDGDISQRSTSENIPGRTSQRTEQDESRPDVSTSAGCWKIILRRIGRLKVLTCRWRIGKNKVVPQHVGSSSS